TTCCAGCTCATTTTGGGCTCAGAATAGGTAAATGCCTGCTTATCAATGACTACGCCTACATTTTTTCTGTTGGCAGCCGCGTTTACAAACAGGTCATCATCTCCGCTGGCGATGTGCTGGTGGCCGGTAAAGCCTTTGTGTTTGAAGAACAGTTCTCTTTTATAGGCCAGGTTACGGCCTACACCCATATAAGGCATGCCGCTCATGGCAAAGGAGAGATGTTGCAACGCACTGAAAAATGTTTCATACCGGATGAGCTTGTTCAAAAAGCCTGGCTTTTTATGATAGGCGCCGTAGCCCAGCACAATTTCCCTTTTATCATTATTAAATCCCTGGCTCATGAGCGACAGCCAGTAGGTGCTGGCTGGCTTACAATCCGCATCGGTGAGCAGTACATGCTCATATTTCGCACCTTTCAGCCCGATAGATAACGGATATTTTTTGCCGGGAATGAATTTCGCCGCCTGTTTTATCTCAATATGGCGATAATGAGGGTAGCCTGGCTCAATAGAGCGCAGGTAGTATTTGGTATCATCTTCAGAATTATCATTTACCACAATAACCTCATATTCAGGTGTGTGATGGTTGTGATATCGCTGCTGCAATACGCCTGGCAGGTTTTTCTGTAGATTCAGCTCTTCGTCTTTTGCGCAGATGATCACAGAAAATGGGCCGTCAGGCGCATGGTCCAGGTCAAATTTGCGACGATAAAAGGCTACCCGGGAAAAGACAAATAGAAAGTATATGGTCTGAATCCCTGCTACGGCAGCAAAAAAGTATAAGGCAATTTCACCCAGATGGTCAAGCATAATGCTGGCAAAAATATAATATTTTTATTATCTGTAAAATAAAATAATGATTTAGGGATGTACGATTTACGATTTTTTGATTTTGGG
The Chitinophaga sp. MM2321 DNA segment above includes these coding regions:
- a CDS encoding glycosyltransferase — protein: MLDHLGEIALYFFAAVAGIQTIYFLFVFSRVAFYRRKFDLDHAPDGPFSVIICAKDEELNLQKNLPGVLQQRYHNHHTPEYEVIVVNDNSEDDTKYYLRSIEPGYPHYRHIEIKQAAKFIPGKKYPLSIGLKGAKYEHVLLTDADCKPASTYWLSLMSQGFNNDKREIVLGYGAYHKKPGFLNKLIRYETFFSALQHLSFAMSGMPYMGVGRNLAYKRELFFKHKGFTGHQHIASGDDDLFVNAAANRKNVGVVIDKQAFTYSEPKMSWKSWFRQKTRHMSTGKHYRFIHKFVLGLFSLTHFLFYPAFILALFFPPPILWYALAIFGGKLLVQTIINFAAMRKLDERDLFKYSWLMDIFMFLYYIIFTPALLFRSKNKW